One Anastrepha obliqua isolate idAnaObli1 chromosome 6, idAnaObli1_1.0, whole genome shotgun sequence DNA window includes the following coding sequences:
- the LOC129250429 gene encoding uncharacterized protein LOC129250429 has translation MDPENILVDEGATAAPANVSEPKREASMIQRSVRVKIHQQRQYSALETLKTQLEELDESQLNEDHRVTFEDTYIEAKTALLDQLEELQRVQPLSHMSSTQVERQSTHRINLPKLQLTKFSGEQSQWLDFYNVFTTLVHNNKDLTEVEKFQYLRSCLTDEASRLIQSLEVTSKNYNTALDLIVSRFNNSRLIFQSHMQQICDLTNLSSSNTYLLRNFIDTINVNLRAMQSLATSEQIGEAILLHVIISKLDSATRTKWEEEVAINWNCRSSSPLNIPTWADLAAFLERRCQTFNMLETNKAANQWSTPMKKPSPKTSNKYALAVANSHNRCLLCDSSPHHSPFSCEKFMNMNPLHRYFLVKRLSLCLNCLGKNHTSSNCPSNRRCQQCKVSHHTLLHRNNESDAIPNIRNNNTSGPKSENGNQVTMKAEQIGGDVILATARIHLCNSSGSSLIVRALLDSGSQLNFITEHIAQHLRLPRIKRSIEVSGIGATTTKTHQLCYVTMKSIHTEYTSSLEAVIIPTITSKQPSSSIISKGFQIPNNIKLADERFSEPGGIDCLIGAGIFFDLLLVGQIKDDIRYPILQKTKLGWIVSGTAPSDSSSSLTSLPTYKTFLAVENQITLDNLVERFWTVEGYNNPHKLLSDNELTCEQFFKHTTTRCPTSGRFIVRLPFKETPVALGQSYDIAFRSYREFMHEYEQMQHMKVIENVK, from the exons atggATCCTGAGAATATCCTAGTGGATGAAGGCGCCACCGCAGCACCAGCCAATGTGAGTGAACCTAAACGAGAAGCATCGATGATACAGCGCAGCGTTCGAGTAAAAATTCATCAGC AGCGCCAATACAGTGCACTGGAGACATTAAAAACTCAATTAGAGGAGCTGGATGAATCTCAACTAAATGAAGACCATCGTGTGACCTTTGAAGATACTTACATCGAAGCAAAAACCGCATTACTGGACCAATTAGAAGAACTGCAAAGAGTCCAACCGCTCAGTCACATGAGTAGCACACAAGTGGAGCGGCAATCTACACATCGCATCAATTTGCCAAAATTGCAGTTAACGAAATTCAGCGGGGAGCAGTCGCAGTGGTTGGACTTCTACAATGTCTTTACCACCCTCGTGCACAACAACAAAGACTTGACAGAggttgaaaaatttcaataccTCAGGTCATGTCTCACTGACGAAGCCTCGCGACTAATACAATCACTCGAAGTGACAAGCAAAAACTACAATACGGCGCTCGACCTCATAGTCAGTCGTTTCAACAATAGCCGTTTAATCTTCCAGTCACACATGCAGCAAATTTGTGACCTCACGAATTTGTCGTCATCGAATACATATTTGCTTCGCAACTTCATCGACACAATCAACGTCAATCTTCGGGCCATGCAGTCACTAGCAACTTCGGAACAAATCGGGGAAGCAATTCTATTACACGTCATAATAAGTAAGTTAGATTCAGCAACTCGAACAAAATGGGAAGAAGAAGTGGCCATCAACTGGAATTGCAGAAGTTCATCACCTTTAAATATACCAACTTGGGCAGACCTTGCTGCATTCCTTGAGCGTCGCTGCCAGACATTCAACATGCTTGAAACCAACAAGGCAGCCAACCAATGGTCAACCCCGATGAAAAAACCTTCGCCTAAAACCAGCAACAAATACGCGTTGGCAGTTGCGAATTCACACAACAGGTGTCTGCTATGTGATTCAAGCCCTCACCATAGCCCTTTCAGCTGTGAAAAGTTCATGAATATGAACCCATTGCATAGATATTTTCTTGTGAAGCGTCTTAGCCTGTGTTTGAATTGCCTGGGTAAGAACCATACTTCAAGCAACTGTCCGTCCAACCGTAGGTGTCAACAATGTAAAGTTAGCCACCATACACTGCTACACAGGAATAATGAAAGCGATGCTATACCGAATATtcgcaacaacaacaccagtgGTCCGAAAAGCGAGAATGGCAACCAAGTCACCATGAAAGCAGAGCAGATCGGCGGCGATGTCATTCTTGCTACAGCCCGTATTCACTTGTGCAATTCATCGGGATCATCACTTATTGTTCGTGCACTTTTGGATTCAGGATCACAGCTCAATTTCATAACAGAACATATCGCACAACATCTTCGTCTTCCACGGATCAAACGAAGCATTGAAGTTAGCGGCATAGGTGCCACCACGACAAAAACACATCAGCTTTGTTATGTAACTATGAAGTCAATTCACACCGAATATACTTCAAGCTTGGAAGCTGTGATAATTCCTACAATCACATCAAAACAACCAAGCAGCAGCATCATCTCGAAGGGGTTTcaaattccaaacaacatcaagcttGCCGACGAAAGATTTAGCGAACCAGGTGGCATCGACTGCCTGATCGGTGCCGGAATATTTTTCGATCTACTACTTGTGGGCCAAATCAAAGATGACATCAGATATCCCATCCTTCAAAAGACCAAGCTAGGGTGGATCGTTTCTGGCACAGCTCCATCGGACTCATCATCATCGCTCACATCGTTGCCCACATATAAAACATTTCTAGCTGTGGAAAACCAAATAACTTTAGACAATTTGGTGGAAAGGTTTTGGACAGTTGAAGGATACAACAACCCACACAAACTGCTTTCAGATAACGAATTGACCTGTGAGCAGTTCTTCAAGCACACTACGACAAGGTGCCCGACAAGCGGAAGGTTCATCGTCCGCCTACCATTTAAGGAAACGCCAGTCGCATTAGGCCAGTCATACGACATAGCGTTTCGAAG TTATCGTGAGTTCATGCACGAGTATGAGCAGATGCAGCACATGAAGGTTATCGAAAACGTCAAATAg
- the LOC129250431 gene encoding uncharacterized protein LOC129250431, whose product MGALPTSRVTPSHPFETTGVDYCGPLLVTQKIRGRSPIKVYISVFVCFTTKAVHLEIAPDLSTVAFIATLKRFIARQGKCRVIVSDNATNFIGANQELRKLLQSFVTQEHIQRVEEFCRNEGIEWKFIPPRSPHFGGLWESAVKLAKYHLRRAIGCNVLSHDELHTIVCQAEAIVNSRPLTPISSDPNDLRSLTPGHFLIGRALLTVPEPTIASSTMLGRYQIIQYIQQQFWRRWQEDYLKELQKRSKWNTALPDLKVNDLVLLKDELLPPLKWAMGRITATVPGTDGKVRVVEVKTVNGVYKRAIAKVCKLPIDNTSPLE is encoded by the coding sequence ATGGGAGCTTTGCCAACAAGCCGTGTTACCCCATCGCATCCGTTTGAAACTACAGGTGTTGACTACTGTGGTCCCTTATTagtaactcaaaaaattagagGTCGTTCACCAATAAAGGTTTACATTTCAGTTTTCGTCTGCTTTACTACAAAAGCTGTGCACTTAGAGATTGCTCCTGACCTGTCGACCGTTGCATTCATCGCGACACTCAAGCGCTTCATAGCCAGACAAGGAAAGTGTCGCGTCATTGTCTCAGACAACGCAACAAACTTCATTGGAGCTAACCAGGAGTTACGAAAACTTCTTCAGTCATTCGTAACACAAGAACATATACAACGCGTTGAAGAATTTTGCAGAAACGAGGGGATCGAATGGAAATTTATTCCTCCAAGATCACCGCACTTTGGAGGTTTGTGGGAGAGCGCTGTGAAACTTGCTAAATACCATTTGCGCCGCGCTATCGGCTGCAACGTGCTATCACACGACGAACTTCACACCATCGTTTGCCAAGCTGAGGCCATAGTAAATAGTCGGCCACTAACTCCAATATCTAGTGACCCCAATGATCTTCGTTCGCTTACTCCGGGCCATTTCCTTATCGGCCGAGCTCTTCTAACTGTTCCTGAACCAACAATAGCCAGTTCAACTATGTTAGGCCGCTATCAAATCATCCAATACATTCAGCAGCAATTCTGGCGGCGTTGGCAGGAAGATTATTTAAAGGAGCTGCAAAAACGTTCAAAATGGAATACTGCCTTACCAGATCTTAAGGTGAATGACTTAGTGCTACTAAAGGACGAGCTTTTACCACCACTTAAATGGGCCATGGGTCGCATTACAGCTACTGTGCCAGGTACTGATGGTAAGGTTAGAGTAGTAGAAGTGAAAACAGTCAATGGCGTTTACAAACGGGCCATAGCAAAGGTATGCAAACTACCAATTGACAATACAAGTCCACTAGAGTAA